The Staphylococcus saprophyticus subsp. saprophyticus ATCC 15305 = NCTC 7292 genome contains the following window.
TGCTAGCACAATTTGCACCTATTGAAAAAAAGGGGGAGTAACAAGTGGCTGATATACAATCGCGTGTAGATGAGTTGCATAGATTATTAAATCAATATAGCTATGAGTACTATGTGAAAGATAATCCATCAGTACCTGATAGTGAGTATGATAAATTACTCCATGAATTGATAGATATAGAAACGCAACATCCAGAATATCGTACTGCGGATTCACCTACAGTTAGAGTAGGTGGTAGTGCGCAGTCCACATTCGAAAAAGTGAATCATGATACGCCTATGCTTAGTTTAGGTAATGCGTTTAACGAAGAAGATTTAAGAAAATTTGATCAGCGTATACGTGATAATATAGGAAATGTTGAGTACATGTGTGAATTGAAAATTGATGGACTTGCAGTTTCATTAAAATATGAGAACGGTCGATTTGTTCAAGGTTTAACTCGTGGGGATGGCACCACGGGCGAAGACATTACTGAAAATTTAAAGACAATACACGCGATACCATTAAAAATTAATGAAAGTAGAACTTTTGAAGTCAGAGGCGAAGCGTATATGCCTAGAAAGTCTTTTGTTAATTTAAATGAAGCGAAAGCTGCGAATGAAGAACAGCCATTTGCTAATCCAAGAAATGCAGCGGCTGGTTCATTACGACAATTAGATTCAAAGTTAGCTGCCAAACGTAAACTGAGCGTTTTCTTATATAGTGTGAATGATTTTACCCAGTTTAATGCAGATACTCAAAGTGAAGCATTAGATGAACTTGACCAACTAGGCTTTAAAACAAACCAAGAACGTCAACGCGTTCAAACGATAGAAGAAGTTATGACTTACATTGACAAATGGACAAAACAACGTGAAAACTTGCCTTATGATATTGATGGTATTGTTATTAAAGTCAATGCTTTAGAACAACAGGAAACATTAGGCTTCACTCAAAAATCACCGCGCTGGGCTATTGCATATAAATTTCCCGCTGAAGAAGTGGTTACGGAATTATTAGATATTGAATTGAGTATCGGTAGAACAGGTGTTGTTACACCCACAGCTGTTCTTGAACCAGTTAGGGTAGCAGGTACAACCGTTTCTCGCGCTTCACTACATAATGAAGATTTAATCCATGATAAGGATATAAGAATAGGTGATAGCGTTGTAATTAAAAAAGCAGGCGACATCATACCTGAAGTAATTAAAAGTGTATTAGACAGACGACCTGATGATGCAGAAATCTATCACATGCCTTCACATTGTCCTAGTTGTGAACATGAATTAGTTAGAATAGAAGGCGAAGTGGCATTACGTTGTATTAACCCTAAATGCCAAGCGCAATTAGTAGAAGGATTAATTCACTTTGTTTCACGACAAGCGATGAATATAGATGGCTTAGGAACTAAAATAATCCAACAGTTATATGAAAATGAGAAAATAAAAGATGTAGCAGATATTTTCTATTTGACGAAAGAAGATCTTTTACCACTGGACCGTATGGGCGAGAAAAAAGTAGATAATTTACTCAATGCTATTGAAAAAGCTAAATCGAATTCATTAGAACAATTATTATTTGGTCTTGGTATTCGACATTTAGGCGTTAAAGCTAGCCAAGTGATTGCTGAAAAATATGGAACGATAGATGAACTGTTTCATGTGACGGAAGAAGCGTTAATGGATATTCATGATGTGGGGCATAAGCTAGCTCAATCTGTAGTAACTTATTTAGAAAATGAAGATATACGTGCATTAATTGATAAATTAAAAGCAAAAAATGTTAATATGATTTATAAAGGTGTTAAGACAACAGAATTAGAAGGACACCCAGATTTTAAAGACAAAACAATTGTCCTAACTGGTAAGTTATATCAAATGACAAGAAATGAAGCATCCAATTGGTTAGCATTACAAGGTGCAAAAGTAACCAATAGCGTAACAAAAAATACCGATTTGGTCATAGCAGGTGAAGATGCTGGTTCTAAACTAGCTAAAGCAGAAAAATTTGGTACAGAAATTTGGTCAGAAGAAGCTTTTGTTCAGAAACAAAATGAAATAGAGGGATAGAGGAGATAATGCATGAAACGAACGATTATACTATTCATCTCAGCAATTTTGGTATTAACAGCTTGTGGAAATAATGATGAAAAATCAAAAGAACAATCTAATGAAAAAGAGCAACAAAAAGAGTCAGGTTCCGTAAAAGAAATTGCAACGGATAAAAATGTGCAAGGTGATAATTATAGAACGATTTTACCATTTAAGGAGAGCCAAGCACGTGGATTATTACAAGATAACATGGCGAACAGTTACAATGGTGAAGACTTTGAAAATGGTTTGTTAGATTTAAGTAAAAGTGTATTTCCAACGGATGACTACTTATATCAAGATGGACAATACTTAGATAAAGATATGATTAACGCTTTTCTAAATCCAAAGTATACTAAAGATGAAGTTAACAAAATGGATGAAAGTGATAGAAAAGAGAAAAAAGCAAATGAAAACTTGGGACTAAATCCATCTCACAAAGGTGAAACAGATCCTGAAAAAATTGCTGAACAATCACCTGCATATTTATCTAATATTTTAGAACAAGATTTTTATGCGAGTGGTGATACAAAAGGTAAAAAAATAAAAGGTATGACAATAGGTTTAGCTATGAATAGTACATATTATTATCAAAAAGAAAAAGACGGTGAAACCTATAGCAAAGACCTCGACGATAAAGAAATTGAAAAACAAGGTAAACAAATGGCAGAAGAATTACTTTCTCGAATTCGGGAAAATAAGGATTTGAAAGAAATACCTATACATTTTGCTATTTATAAACAATCTGGTGAAAATTCAATTGTTCCAGGTGAGTTTATTGCAGGGACAACGGTTGAAGATGGTAAGACACGTATTAATGATTGGAAAGATATTAATCAAAAAACAGCCTTATTACCTTCTGAAGAAGCGGGAGAGCTTGATGAAAATTTAAATTCCGATTTCAAACAATTTAATGACAACCTACAAACCTATTTTAATAATTTTACACAAGCAGTGGGTACAGTTAAATTTGATAATAAAAAAGCGAAACAACTATCCGTTGATTTACCTATAGATTATTACGGTAAAGCAGAAACGATTGGTATCACTCAATATGTAACAGAACAAGCTGATAAATATTTTGATGGTATTGATGAATATGAAATTCATATTAAAGATGGTAATAATCCGAAAGCACTTATAAGTAAAACGAAAGACGACAAAGAACCACAAGTTCATATTTATAAAAACAACAATTAACCGAAACAATTAACCAAGATAATGACAATCTTGCATAGACAAAAAATAACGCTAAACTGATATCAATTATAATGATATACCAGTTTGGCGTTTTGTATTGATTTAACAGTTATAATATCAAACTATTCCTTTACGATTTGTTTTACTTTATCTAGGTCATGTGTCACAAATGAACCAGGTTTTTTAGTGTATTTACTAACAAAGTAAGTAGTAATCACACTTGCTAAGAATCCAGGAATAATTTCATACATACCAAATAGCTCATTGATAGAAGCTAATGGTTTAATCCAAACAATCCAAATAATTACGACCAATGCGCCGGTAATCATGCCTGCAAGTGCACCAGTACGTGATAGACCTTTCCAATAGAGTGAGAAGATAACTAATGGACTAAATGCGGCACCAAATCCTGCCCAAGCATTACCAACTAAATTTAGTATCGTATCGTTTGGCGACCAAGCAATCCATATAGCCACAATCGCTACAATTAATACAGATAAACGACCAACCATTAAGAATTCTTTCTCGTGTGCTTTAGCTTTATCTTCACCACGAATGAGTTTATAAAAGTCTTCCGTTAAGGAACTTGAAGTTACCAGTAATTGTGAAGAAATTGTACTCATGATGGCTGCCAAAATTGCTGCCAATAAGAAGCCTCCAACTAAAGGGTGGAATAAAATTTGGCTCATAACGATAAATAAAGTTTCAGGATCCTCTAACTTGATGTTGCGTTCAGAAATAAAGGCAATACCTGTTAAACCAACTGCAACAGCACCTAATAACCCAATCACCATCCAGCTAATACCTAATCTTCGTGCTTTTGGTAATAATTTGTGCGATTTTATAGACATAAATCTAACAATAATATGAGGTTGTCCGAAATAACCCAATCCCCAAGCAAACAGTGAAATGATACCTAAAACGGTTGTGCCTTTAAATAGATTCATATTTGTTGGTTTCATCTCTGCTACTTGTTTAAACGTATCGATGCCGTTTAAATCGATAAGTGCAACGATAGGGACCATCACCATAGCGATTAACATGATCACTCCTTGGAAGAAGTCGGTGATAGATACAGCAAGATAACCACCGAAAAATGTATAAAATATGACTATAAATGCAACCATTAGTAATCCCCAATGATAATTCAAACCGAAGGCACTTTCGAATAATTTACCACCTGATACAAAACCGGAATGTGTGTATAAAGTGAAAAAAACAACAATAATTAAGCCGGATATAATTTTTATGTAATTATTGTGGTCATTTAATCTGTTTTTAAAGAAATCTGGTAATGTAATCGCATCACCAGCCAATTCTGTATAGACACGTAGACGAGGTGCAACGACAAAATAATTTACATAGGCGCCTAATGAAAGACCAATGGTAATCCACATAGCAGATAACCCAGTACTATAAACAGATCCTGGTAGACCCATAATCATCCAGCCACTCATATCTGATGCACCTGCTGAAAGTGCTGTCACATAAGGACCGATGCTCCTACCACCTAACATAAATTCACTTAAATTACCTGTAGCTTGTTTGTATCCGTAGTAACCGATAAATAATAATATAGTGAAATATATGATGATCATTATATATGTTTGCCAACTTGCATGTACTTGGTTGGCCAATGAAGTGCCTAATATCAGCATCGTCCTCATCTCCCTTTGTTTTAAATGATTCTATTGTGGTATATGAATTATTATACAATGTAATTTATAAATAGAATAGTATTATTTTAGTTTAATGAAAAAATACATTTTAGCCATGCTTTGTTAAGCGCTTCCATATAATGATGTATAGTTACATGAAATATAAAGTGCAATGATTGATTATGCATTTAAAAAAATAAATCGTGCGTGATTTAGGTGGTGAAATTTAAACAATGCCATTTTTAACGTATGAATGACAAGTAAATAATAGCAATATAAAATTTTAATTTACCGTTATTATTGAAAAACTTAGATTTTTCAACGAAATTTTGGTACAATTTTGTAATGAATGAGTAAAAAGGAGGCTTTTATTTAATGGCTAAAGTTACACGAGAAGAAGTTGAACATATAGCAAATTTAGCAAGACTTCAAATTACTGAAGATGAAACGACTGAAATGCAAAATACATTAGAAAGCATTTTAAACTTTGCTAATCAAATAGATACAGCGGATACTAGTGAAATTGAACCAACATATCACGTACTAGATTTACAAAATGTATTACGTGAAGATAAAGCAATCGAGGGCATCCCTCAAGAGCTTGCATTAAAAAATGCTAAAGTGACGGAAGATGGACAGTTTAAAGTACCATCTATCATGAATGAGGAGGACGCTTAAGATGACCATCCGTTATGAATCTGTTGAGAATTTGATCAACTTAATCAAAAACAAAGAAATTACACCATCTAAAGTTGTAAGTGATATTTACGATGCAATTGAAGAAACTGATCCAACGATCAAATCGTTTCTTGCATTAGATAAAGAAAATGCTATTAAAAAAGCACAAGAATTAGATGAATTACAAGCAAAAGACCAAATGGAAGGCAAGTTATTTGGTATTCCAATGGGTATTAAAGATAACATTATTACTGAAGGTGTAGAAACAACATGTGCTAGTAAAATGTTAGAGGGCTTTGTACCAATTTATGAATCAACTGTGATGAATAAATTACGAAATGAACAAGCAGTGCTTATCGGTAAATTAAATATGGATGAATTTGCTATGGGTGGTTCCACTGAAACATCATATTACAAAAAAACTGTAAATCCTTTCGATCATACTGCAGTACCTGGTGGTTCTTCGGGTGGTTCTGCCGCAGCAGTTGCAGCTGGTTTAGTTCCTTTCAGTTTAGGTTCTGATACTGGTGGCTCAATTCGTCAACCAGCAGCTTATTGTGGAATTGTCGGTTTGAAACCAACATATGGCCGTGTATCACGTTTTGGTCTAGTAGCCTTTGCATCGTCATTAGATCAAATTGGACCATTGACACGTACAGTTAAAGACAATGCATTAGTCTTGGAAGCAATTACTGGGGTAGACGAAAATGATTCAACAAGTGCGCCAGTTGAAGATGCTGATTACACTTCTGATATCGGTAAAGATATTAAAGGATTGAAAATCGCGCTTCCAAGTGAGTATTTAGGTGAAGGTGTTTCTGATGAAGTCAAAGCATCTGTAAAAGAAGCAGTCGAAACTTTAAGAGGTCTTGGTGCCACTGTAGAAGAAGTATCATTACCGAATACGAAGTATGGGATTCCTTCTTATTATGTAATTGCATCTTCTGAAGCTTCTTCTAACTTGTCTCGTTTCGATGGTATTAGATATGGATATCATTCTCCAGAAGCGAACTCATTAGAAGAATTATATAAAATGTCTAGAAGTGAGGGCTTTGGTGAGGAAGTTAAACGCCGTATCTTCTTGGGAACATTTGCATTAAGTTCAGGTTATTATGATGCATTTTATAAAAAATCACAAAAAGTTAGAACATTAATCAAAGATGATTTCAATCGTATATTTGAAAATTATGATGTTGTCGTTGGTCCAACTACACCTACAACAGCTTTCAATTTAGGTGACGAAATAGATGATCCACTTACAATGTATGCGAACGATTTATTAACAACGCCAGTTAATTTAGCTGGTTTACCAGGTATTTCTGTTCCTTGTGGACAATCAAATGGCCGCCCAATCGGTTTACAATTTATAGGTAAACCATTTGATGAAAAAACACTATATCGTGTCGCTTACCAATATGAAACAAAATTTAATTTTCATAATGAATACGAAAAACTATAAGGAGTGGAAATCATGCATTTTGAAACAGTTATCGGACTAGAAGTCCACGTTGAGTTAAAAACAGATTCTAAAATGTTTTCTCCAGCGCCAGCGCATTTTGGAGCAAAACCGAACTCAAACACAAATGTTATCGACCTAGCATATCCAGGTGTATTACCAGTTGTAAACAGACGTGCTGTTGATTGGGCCATGAGAGCTTCAATGGCATTGAACATGGAAATTGCTACAGAATCTAAATTTGACCGTAAAAACTATTTTTATCCAGATAATCCAAAAGCTTATCAAATTTCACAATTTGATCAACCAATTGGTGAAAATGGTTATATCGATATCGAGGTTGATGGTGAAACAAAACGCATTGGTATTACGCGTTTACACATGGAAGAAGATGCTGGTAAATCAACACATAAAGATGGTTATTCTTTAGTTGATTTAAATAGACAAGGTACACCATTAATTGAAATCGTATCGGAACCAGATATTCGCTCTCCTCAAGAAGCATACGCATACCTAGAAAAACTACGTTCAATCATTCAATATACAGGCGTTTCAGATTGTAAGATGGAAGAAGGTTCATTACGTTGTGATGCCAACATTTCATTACGTCCGTATGGTCAAGAAGAATTTGGTACAAAAGCTGAGTTGAAAAACTTAAACTCCTTTACATATGTTCGTAAAGGTCTTGAATACGAAGAAAAACGTCAAGAAGAAGAATTGTTAAATGGTGGAGAAATTTTACAAGAAACACGTCGATTTGACGAGTCTAATGGTAAGACATTATTAATGCGTGTTAAAGAAGGATCTGACGATTACCGTTATTTCCCAGAACCAGATATTGTACCTTTATATGTAGATGAAGAATGGAAAGAACGCGTTCGTCAAACGATTCCTGAATTACCTGATGAAAGAAAAGAAAAGTATGTAAATCAATATGGTTTACCTGCCTACGATGCACACGTACTTACACTGACAAAAGAAATGTCTGATTTCTTCGAAGGTGCAGTTGCAGAAGGTGCAGATGTTAAGTTGACATCTAACTGGTTAATGGGTGGCGTAAACGAATATCTAAATAAAAATCAAATTGATTTATTAGATACTAAGTTAACACCAGAAAACTTAGCGGGTATGATTAAATTAATTGAAGATGGCACAATGAGTAGTAAAATAGCTAAAAAAGTATTCCCTGAACTAGCTGAAAATGGCGGGGATGCAAAACAAATTATGGAAGATAAAGGCTTAGTGCAGATTTCTGACGAAGCAACATTGCTTAAATTTGTAAATGAAGCATTGGATAATAACGAGCAATCTATTGAAGACTATAAGAATGGTAAAGGTAAGGCTATGGGCTTCTTAGTTGGACAAATTATGAAAGCTTCTAAAGGCCAAGCTAATCCACAGTTAGTTAACCAATTGTTAAAACAAGAATTGGATAAACGATAATTCAATATATCTAGACCCTGTAGCTCAAATTATGCTACAGGGTCTTTTAAATGCGATGTGCCTTAAATATTTTCTTTGGAATTTAACCTAAAATGCTTTTAACATCTATGTAAATCATATAATATAGGTATTGAGTATATGAAGTAGAGGGATAAATTATGAGAAAAAGAGCTAGAATCATTTATAATCCAACATCTGGAAAGGAATTATTTAAACGCACATTACCAGATGTTTTAATTAAATTAGAAAAAGCTGGATTTGAAACAAGCGCATATGCCACAGAAAAAGTAGGCGACGCAACTACAGAAGCAGCACGTAGTTTAGAACAAAATTACGATGTACTGATTGCAGCTGGTGGAGATGGTACTTTAAATGAAGTCATAAATGGCATTGCTGAAAAGCCAAATAGACCAAGTTTAGGTATTATACCGATGGGCACTGTGAATGATTTTGGTCGTGCATTACATTTACCCACAGATATCATGAGTGCGATAGATGTCATTATTGAGGGACATATGACACGTGTGGATATTGGTAAGATGAATAGTCGTTATTTTATTAACTTAGCTGCAGGTGGACAACTAACTCAAGTATCATACGAAACTCCGAGTAAGTTGAAATCCATTGTAGGACCATTCGCGTATTATATCAAAGGTTTTGAAATGTTACCTCAAATGAAAGCCGTGGATATTCGTATTGAATATGATGACGAAGTATTCCAAGGAGAAGCCTTGTTATTCTTACTAGGGCTTACGAATTCAATGGCTGGGTTTGAAAAATTAGTCCCCGATGCTAAATTGGATGATGGTTACTTTACATTAATTATCGTTGAAAAAGCTAACTTAGCTGAATTAGGCCACATTATGACGTTAGCATCAAGAGGTGAACATACCAAGCATCCTAAAGTACATTACAAGAAGGCCAAATCTATTAGCGTTTCATCATTCACCGATATGCAATTAAATGTAGATGGTGAATATGGAGGCAAATTACCTGGTAATTTTTTAAACTTGAAACAACATATTGAAGTATTCACACCAAATGATATTAAAAATGAAGAAATTATAGAACAATGATACAAATAAAAATACGATTTAGATTAAACTACGAGGTTAGGTCAGTCAACATACATCCTAACCTCTTTTAGTGTGGGGTGAAGTAATGAATGCGATACAAAAAAATGAAGTAATTGAAGGAACAGTGATAGATTTAACACATGAAGGTCATGGTGTTGTGAAATTTGATCGTTATCCAATTTTTGTGCCCAATGCACTCATTAATGAAGTGATAGCGTTTAAAGTAATCAAAGTGAAAAAGAACTTCGCAATTGGTAAGCTGGTTGAAATTAAAGAAAAAAGCACTGATCGAGTAGAACCACCGTGTATATATTATTATAAATGTGGTGGTTGTCAGTTGCAGCACATGACATATCAAGCGCAGTTAAATATGAAAAAAGAACAAGTTGTGAATTTATTTCAACGTAAAGCTGGATTTAAAGATACAATCATTCATGACACGATTGGTATGGAAAATCCTTGGTACTACAGAAATAAATCACAAATTCCAGTGGGTAAAAACAATGAGAATAAAGTTATAACAGGATTTTATCGTCAACGTAGCCACGATATTATTAATATGGATGAATGTTTGATTCAAGACCAACTACACCAAGAAGTTATAAATAAATTAAAAGCGTGGTTCAATGAACTAAACATCAGTGTTTATAATGAGCGTAAAAAGCAAGGCATGATGCGTCATGTTGTAATAAGAACAGGGCATCATTCTAGAGAACTCATGGTCATTTTTGTAACAAATGGCAAAAAATTTAAACAAGGTGACATCCTAACAGAACGTTTAAAACAACATTTTCCAGCAATTGTGAGTATTAAACAAAATGTAAATGATACACATTCCAACGTTATAATGGGACAAAATTCATATACACTTTATGGTAAAGATGAGATTGTCGATATGTTGTCAGATGTCACATTTAAAATTAATGACCAATCATTTTATCAAATTAATTCTATCCAAACAGAAAAACTATATCAACGTGCTATAGATTATGCTGAGCTACAGGGAGAAGAAACAGTGTTGGATACTTATTGCGGTATTGGTACCATTGGTTTATATATGGCTCCCAAAGCAAAACATGTCTATGGTGTTGAGGTTGTGCCAGAAGCCATTACAGATGCTCAACAAAATGCGACTATAAACCAATTTGAAAATACTACTTTTGTCTGTGGTAAGGCAGAAGAAGTTATCTTAAAATGGAAATCAGAAGGAATAAGACCAGATGTTGTAATGGTTGATCCACCTAGAAAGGGTTGTGACGAAACATTTTTGAAGACATTATTAGAGCTAAATCCTCAAAAAATTGTCTACATATCATGTAACCCATCAACGCAACAGCGTGATGCACAATTATTAGCAAACCAATATAAGTTAACACAAATTACACCGGTTGATATGTTTCCGCATACGACACATGTTGAAACAGTGGCACAATTTGAACGTATATAAAGCATTGATGTAAAGACTGTATTACTTATAATTAAATACGTTTTGTATATATGACTTGTGTAAAAATAATTAATAATTTGTTTGCTAAACATTGCAAAATATTGCAAAATGAGTAAGTTTGTTAAAATTCAATTACAAGCAACTTACTTTCACTTTACCCCCTTTCATAGTGGTGATAATCGTTGTATACTCTAGTTAATAACGAGTGACGAGGAGGGCGTCTAATGTTTAAAATTGATTTGTTTTCTAATAAAAAAGCAGTTGAAGGTTTTATTTTATTTCAATTAACTATTGTGATGATTAGCATTTTGATTTCTTATAAAATGGCATATTCTATGACCCATATTATAGAACAAAACATAATTTTTAATATTATTTTTGGTATTGTTGGTTTTGCAGTAGTGTATTTCTTACATGAATTTATTCATAATATAATGTTCAGAGTAATGTCAAAAGGTAATAAACCTACATATCGTATTAAATCAGGTTTGATTACAACACATATGCCAAATGTTTATTTTAAAAAATGGCAATACATGACAATTATGTTAGCCCCTTTAGTCATTATCACAAGCGTATTATTAGTAATATTTTCGTATTTTGCTTACTCATCTATTATCTTTATTGCATGTTTTCACATAGGATATTGCGTAATGGATATGTATTTCCTTACAGGTTTATTAAATAAACATGTACAACTTATTGAAGATACAGAAGAAGGGATTAAATTTTATACACAAGCGCCTGCCCCTGCTCAAGAATTTCGAACTGAATTGAAATCATAAAATGATAAATGTAACTTTGATAAAGGATCAGCTCCGTTTGAGTAAATGATCATTTGAATATTAAATTCAAACTGATTCACTTAAACGTGTACTGTTCCTTTTTTTTATTGAGCAAATTCAAAGAAAAATGATGATGGAGGATGTAAGATAAAAACAACACAATTATAAATTATATCGAATACAGGAGGTGAGGGCATTGTCAGAAAGACGGATTATACATGTGGATATGGACTACTTTTTCGCACAAGTAGAAATGAGGGATAACCCTAAACTAAAAGGAAAACCTGTCATTGTTGGTGGTAAAGCTAGTGGAAGAGGGGTCGTATCAACGGCATCATATGAGGC
Protein-coding sequences here:
- a CDS encoding diacylglycerol kinase, whose amino-acid sequence is MRKRARIIYNPTSGKELFKRTLPDVLIKLEKAGFETSAYATEKVGDATTEAARSLEQNYDVLIAAGGDGTLNEVINGIAEKPNRPSLGIIPMGTVNDFGRALHLPTDIMSAIDVIIEGHMTRVDIGKMNSRYFINLAAGGQLTQVSYETPSKLKSIVGPFAYYIKGFEMLPQMKAVDIRIEYDDEVFQGEALLFLLGLTNSMAGFEKLVPDAKLDDGYFTLIIVEKANLAELGHIMTLASRGEHTKHPKVHYKKAKSISVSSFTDMQLNVDGEYGGKLPGNFLNLKQHIEVFTPNDIKNEEIIEQ
- the gatC gene encoding Asp-tRNA(Asn)/Glu-tRNA(Gln) amidotransferase subunit GatC, whose protein sequence is MAKVTREEVEHIANLARLQITEDETTEMQNTLESILNFANQIDTADTSEIEPTYHVLDLQNVLREDKAIEGIPQELALKNAKVTEDGQFKVPSIMNEEDA
- the gatB gene encoding Asp-tRNA(Asn)/Glu-tRNA(Gln) amidotransferase subunit GatB: MHFETVIGLEVHVELKTDSKMFSPAPAHFGAKPNSNTNVIDLAYPGVLPVVNRRAVDWAMRASMALNMEIATESKFDRKNYFYPDNPKAYQISQFDQPIGENGYIDIEVDGETKRIGITRLHMEEDAGKSTHKDGYSLVDLNRQGTPLIEIVSEPDIRSPQEAYAYLEKLRSIIQYTGVSDCKMEEGSLRCDANISLRPYGQEEFGTKAELKNLNSFTYVRKGLEYEEKRQEEELLNGGEILQETRRFDESNGKTLLMRVKEGSDDYRYFPEPDIVPLYVDEEWKERVRQTIPELPDERKEKYVNQYGLPAYDAHVLTLTKEMSDFFEGAVAEGADVKLTSNWLMGGVNEYLNKNQIDLLDTKLTPENLAGMIKLIEDGTMSSKIAKKVFPELAENGGDAKQIMEDKGLVQISDEATLLKFVNEALDNNEQSIEDYKNGKGKAMGFLVGQIMKASKGQANPQLVNQLLKQELDKR
- the gatA gene encoding Asp-tRNA(Asn)/Glu-tRNA(Gln) amidotransferase subunit GatA, encoding MTIRYESVENLINLIKNKEITPSKVVSDIYDAIEETDPTIKSFLALDKENAIKKAQELDELQAKDQMEGKLFGIPMGIKDNIITEGVETTCASKMLEGFVPIYESTVMNKLRNEQAVLIGKLNMDEFAMGGSTETSYYKKTVNPFDHTAVPGGSSGGSAAAVAAGLVPFSLGSDTGGSIRQPAAYCGIVGLKPTYGRVSRFGLVAFASSLDQIGPLTRTVKDNALVLEAITGVDENDSTSAPVEDADYTSDIGKDIKGLKIALPSEYLGEGVSDEVKASVKEAVETLRGLGATVEEVSLPNTKYGIPSYYVIASSEASSNLSRFDGIRYGYHSPEANSLEELYKMSRSEGFGEEVKRRIFLGTFALSSGYYDAFYKKSQKVRTLIKDDFNRIFENYDVVVGPTTPTTAFNLGDEIDDPLTMYANDLLTTPVNLAGLPGISVPCGQSNGRPIGLQFIGKPFDEKTLYRVAYQYETKFNFHNEYEKL
- a CDS encoding CamS family sex pheromone protein, with product MKRTIILFISAILVLTACGNNDEKSKEQSNEKEQQKESGSVKEIATDKNVQGDNYRTILPFKESQARGLLQDNMANSYNGEDFENGLLDLSKSVFPTDDYLYQDGQYLDKDMINAFLNPKYTKDEVNKMDESDRKEKKANENLGLNPSHKGETDPEKIAEQSPAYLSNILEQDFYASGDTKGKKIKGMTIGLAMNSTYYYQKEKDGETYSKDLDDKEIEKQGKQMAEELLSRIRENKDLKEIPIHFAIYKQSGENSIVPGEFIAGTTVEDGKTRINDWKDINQKTALLPSEEAGELDENLNSDFKQFNDNLQTYFNNFTQAVGTVKFDNKKAKQLSVDLPIDYYGKAETIGITQYVTEQADKYFDGIDEYEIHIKDGNNPKALISKTKDDKEPQVHIYKNNN
- the ligA gene encoding NAD-dependent DNA ligase LigA, giving the protein MADIQSRVDELHRLLNQYSYEYYVKDNPSVPDSEYDKLLHELIDIETQHPEYRTADSPTVRVGGSAQSTFEKVNHDTPMLSLGNAFNEEDLRKFDQRIRDNIGNVEYMCELKIDGLAVSLKYENGRFVQGLTRGDGTTGEDITENLKTIHAIPLKINESRTFEVRGEAYMPRKSFVNLNEAKAANEEQPFANPRNAAAGSLRQLDSKLAAKRKLSVFLYSVNDFTQFNADTQSEALDELDQLGFKTNQERQRVQTIEEVMTYIDKWTKQRENLPYDIDGIVIKVNALEQQETLGFTQKSPRWAIAYKFPAEEVVTELLDIELSIGRTGVVTPTAVLEPVRVAGTTVSRASLHNEDLIHDKDIRIGDSVVIKKAGDIIPEVIKSVLDRRPDDAEIYHMPSHCPSCEHELVRIEGEVALRCINPKCQAQLVEGLIHFVSRQAMNIDGLGTKIIQQLYENEKIKDVADIFYLTKEDLLPLDRMGEKKVDNLLNAIEKAKSNSLEQLLFGLGIRHLGVKASQVIAEKYGTIDELFHVTEEALMDIHDVGHKLAQSVVTYLENEDIRALIDKLKAKNVNMIYKGVKTTELEGHPDFKDKTIVLTGKLYQMTRNEASNWLALQGAKVTNSVTKNTDLVIAGEDAGSKLAKAEKFGTEIWSEEAFVQKQNEIEG
- the putP gene encoding sodium/proline symporter PutP, giving the protein MLILGTSLANQVHASWQTYIMIIIYFTILLFIGYYGYKQATGNLSEFMLGGRSIGPYVTALSAGASDMSGWMIMGLPGSVYSTGLSAMWITIGLSLGAYVNYFVVAPRLRVYTELAGDAITLPDFFKNRLNDHNNYIKIISGLIIVVFFTLYTHSGFVSGGKLFESAFGLNYHWGLLMVAFIVIFYTFFGGYLAVSITDFFQGVIMLIAMVMVPIVALIDLNGIDTFKQVAEMKPTNMNLFKGTTVLGIISLFAWGLGYFGQPHIIVRFMSIKSHKLLPKARRLGISWMVIGLLGAVAVGLTGIAFISERNIKLEDPETLFIVMSQILFHPLVGGFLLAAILAAIMSTISSQLLVTSSSLTEDFYKLIRGEDKAKAHEKEFLMVGRLSVLIVAIVAIWIAWSPNDTILNLVGNAWAGFGAAFSPLVIFSLYWKGLSRTGALAGMITGALVVIIWIVWIKPLASINELFGMYEIIPGFLASVITTYFVSKYTKKPGSFVTHDLDKVKQIVKE